From Homalodisca vitripennis isolate AUS2020 chromosome 1, UT_GWSS_2.1, whole genome shotgun sequence, the proteins below share one genomic window:
- the LOC124352685 gene encoding uncharacterized protein LOC124352685 isoform X2, translating to MFSQITIVVDDVDARATGDDSHMLHKLLTDTSLDIRKCSQSQCKEESNARIRQIQVEAESRKMEFARLLEEHAQVIKKLKQMEEDGAALHA from the exons ATGTTTTCACAAATCAC TATCGTGGTGGATGATGTGGATGCCAGAGCTACTGGAGACGACAGCCACATGCTCCACAAGTTGCTGACTGATACCTCTCTTGACATAAGGAAATGCTCACAGTCCCAGTGCAAGGAAGAGTCCAATGCCAGGATCAGGCAGATACAG GTGGAGGCCGAGAGCCGTAAAATGGAGTTCGCTCGCCTGCTTGAGGAGCACGCCCAGGTCATCAAGAAACTGAAGCAGATGGAGGAGGACGGGGCTGCGCTACATGCGTGA